Genomic segment of Pseudomonas iranensis:
ATCCACCAACCTGCGCTCGCCGTCCAAGCCGTTGGTGCACCTGCCGCACTCGCTGTCGGAAATCACCGGGCCGACCATCAGCGCCGAACACGTTGCCGAGAAGGACAATGACCTGACCGCGCAGCACGACGGCGAGCCGCTGGGCGAGCGCATCATCATTCACGGCCGCGTGCTCGACGAAGACGGCCTGCCGGTGCCGGGAATTCTGGTGGAGATATGGCAGGCCAATGCCGCCGGCCGCTACAACCATGCCCGCGACCTGCACGACGCGCCGCTGGACCCGAACTTCACCGGCACTGGCCGCACCGTCACCGATGCTGATGGCTGGTACCAGTTCCAGACCATCAAGCCCGGCGCCTATCCGTGGGGCAACCACCACAACGCCTGGCGTCCGGCGCACATCCACTTTTCCCTGTTTGGGCCGAGCATTCTTACGCGTCTGGTCACGCAGATGTACTTCCCCGGCGACCCGCTGCTGGCGTATGACCCGATCTACAACTGCGTGCCGGACACTTCGGCCAAGGAACGCCTGATCGCTGCTTTCGATCTGGAAAAAACCATTCCGTCCTACGCCCTCGGTTACCGCTGGGACATCGTGCTGCGCGGGCGTGAAGCCACGCCGATGGAGAAATAAGATGACGCTCTATGCGACAACGTCCCACACCGTCGGGCCGTATTACCACATCGGC
This window contains:
- the pcaH gene encoding protocatechuate 3,4-dioxygenase subunit beta, with translation MTDKPGYRRPQAGTQPDYLHPTYQSTNLRSPSKPLVHLPHSLSEITGPTISAEHVAEKDNDLTAQHDGEPLGERIIIHGRVLDEDGLPVPGILVEIWQANAAGRYNHARDLHDAPLDPNFTGTGRTVTDADGWYQFQTIKPGAYPWGNHHNAWRPAHIHFSLFGPSILTRLVTQMYFPGDPLLAYDPIYNCVPDTSAKERLIAAFDLEKTIPSYALGYRWDIVLRGREATPMEK